The following are from one region of the Osmerus mordax isolate fOsmMor3 chromosome 1, fOsmMor3.pri, whole genome shotgun sequence genome:
- the cyb561d1 gene encoding cytochrome b561 domain-containing protein 1, translated as MPVDIEYSPVGEGLVMSEFWLYVWMRRVSVIAAHVIALGLTILISLLSRPGTSLFSWHPVCMSIAYCLCMTEGILLFSAEGNTFCFKSRKGKVRLHWFLQALVLVAATTGVGFMIASKNVSERPHLATWHSLLGVGTLAATLLQAACGICLLLPKLRVASPPRLKLYHATCGLVVYLLATVTVVAAVFTDWFQATVKGLVWYAFVLLPLFPGLVVMNQITNAYLPRKKITT; from the exons ATGCCGGTCGATATCGAGTACAGCCCGGTTGGCGAGGGGCTGGTCATGAGCGAGTTCTGGCTTTACGTGTGGATGCGAAGAGTCTCGGTCATCGCTGCGCATGTCATTGCCTTGGGTCTGACCATTCTGATTTCGCTACTGTCCCGTCCTGGAACAA GTCTCTTCTCATGGCATCCAGTGTGCATGTCCATCGCT tACTGTCTGTGCATGACCGAgggcatcctcctcttctcagccGAAGGAAACACCTTCTGTTTCAAGTCACGCAAGGGCAAAGTCCGCCTGCACTGGTTTCTCCAAGCCCTGGTCCTGGTGGCAGCCACCACGGGTGTGGGCTTCATGATCGCCAGCAAGAACGTCTCAGAGCGCCCCCATCTGGCCACCTGGCATAGCCTTCTGGGGGTGGGGACACTGGCGGCCACCTTGCTCCAAGCCGCCTGTGGCATCTgccttctcttacctaaactCAGGGTAGCGTCTCCACCCAGGCTGAAGCTCTACCATGCCACCTGTGGATTGGTGGTGTATCTCCTGGCGACGGTTACTGTGGTCGCAGCAGTGTTCACTGATTGGTTCCAGGCCACGGTGAAAGGGTTGGTGTGGTATGCCTTTGTGCTGCTCCCGCTATTTCCAGGACTGGTGGTGATGAATCAGATTACGAATGCTTATCTGCCTCGCAAGAAGATCACTACATAG
- the zbtb40 gene encoding zinc finger and BTB domain-containing protein 40 isoform X1, with protein sequence MELPNYSRQLMQQLLSLRKEGQFCDCTIMVGDNPHQAHKLVLAAASLLFRSLLEGSDSISIDTTVVSTQEFSCLLDMVYTGKLPPGKHNFTRIIAAADSLQMFDVAVGCKNILTSLMKRSTTTSPSTTSVTIQPQATNLQSQGAEMITSSKKVAPSLAKDEATVGPSGAQVKREQEKVEEGGASVGGVDKDPQEVAKKENDVSACKRPRLQLPECTGSDDSNAQSSVSPVGETSLSESVEEKVKPSVSAGDGNVSSIFLERNFELMELLTELPSIAGLLNQAARTCLGEDEREVVCKCCEIGDPGLTVQMLMGQVKEGAVSEEGLESLLYTVQEIAPTPSLRLSQLLEGRAGALDAGGSEAGSQETQPCSSSPADDHTIEEEEGKENKAEDSVDERDHGEPADDEDDGVRKTKAKAKAASSQPYSCRWCSKAFAYKCRLSAHTKSCSLNQEAKQRCPRCPEVLPTVRALQRHSAHAHPEAARAKRKVVCDLCGRTFAHPSGMLYHKRTEHFEEKPFACEECGAKFAANSSLKNHMRLHTGEKPYHCKHCDMSFSVAAALAYHTKKKHSEGKMYSCQYCEAVFAQSIELTRHVRTHTGDKPYVCRECGKGFSQANGLSVHLQTFHNITEPHDCQKCRLSFPSLEDHRKHIQESHPKEFHQCLLCQKTFSSAALLDKHKASHTGSKPFSCKICQKSYQQLSGLWYHNRTTHPEVFAGQSHKQLKTLVQCSTCPRFFPSPGSLAKHTRADHPGMTEADGLVIGCDLSSDSSAVKCPYCPALFPSEEEMQEHASSEHFSQEGAAFGCSLCPLVCPSQLQLQEHFLSCHIGALQDGEEEASTSQTTKEREDDTEQQVISLDQSQMGGSQQQVYVALGDGEGGETQTEVLAVNVEDLLNGTVTFICRDGQ encoded by the exons ATGGAACTTCCTAACTACAGCAGACAGCTGATGCAGCAGTTGCTCTCCCTGAGGAAAGAGGGACAGTTTTGTGACTGCACCATCATGGTGGGAGACAACCCCCACCAAGCCCACAAACTGGTCCTGGCTGCTGCCAGTCTACTCTTCAG GTCTCTATTGGAGGGCTCTGACAGCATTTCCATAGACACAACTGTGGTCTCGACCCAGGAGTTCTCCTGCCTCCTGGACATGGTGTACACCGGTAAACTGCCTCCGGGAAAACACAACTTCACCCGCATCATCGCAGCCGCAGACAGCCTGCAGATGTTTGATGTAGCGGTGGGCTGCAAGAACATCCTCACCAGTCTGATGAAGCGGTCAACTACCACCTCACCCTCAACCACGTCTGTCACCATCCAGCCACAAGCTACGAATCTCCAGAGCCAGGGAGCTGAGATGATAACCTCTTCTAAAAAGGTTGCCCCTTCCCTAGCTAAGGATGAGGCCACGGTTGGCCCCTCTGGAGCTCAGGTGAAAAGGGAGCAGGAGAAAGTGGAGGAAGGTGGGGCTTCAGTCGGGGGAGTAGATAAGGACCCTCAGGAGGTGGCCAAGAAAGAAAATGATGTATCCGCTTGTAAAAGACCTCgactacaactcccagaatGCACAG GATCTGACGACTCAAATGCCCAGAGCAGCGTATCTCCAGTTGGGGAGACCAGTTTGAGTGAGTCTGTAGAGGAGAAGGTCAAGCCGAGTGTGTCGGCAGGGGATGGGAATGTATCCAGCATCTTTCTGGAGCGCAACTTTGAGCTGATGGAGCTTCTCACTGAGCTGCCTTCCATCGCTGGGCTACTGAACCAGGCAGCCAGGACCTGTCTGGGGGAAGACGAGAGAGAA GTAGTGTGTAAGTGCTGTGAGATTGGAGACCCGGGCCTGACTGTACAGATGCTGATGGGGCAGGTCAAAGAGGGGGCTGTGAGTGAGGAGGGCCTGGAGTCCCTGCTCTACACCGTCCAGGAGATAGCCCCCACTCCTTCCCTCCGACTGAGCCAGCTgctggaggggagagctggCGCACTGGACGCTGGAG GCTCAGAGGCGGGATCACAGGAGAcccaaccctgctcctccagccctgcagacGATCACACCATCGAGGAAGAGGAAGGCAAGGAGAACAAAGCAGAAGACAGTGTTGATGAGAGAGACCATGGGGAACCGGCAGATGACGAGGATGACGGAGTGAGGAAAACCAAGGCCAAAGCGAAAGccgcctcctcccagccctactCCTGTCGCTGGTGCTCCAAGGCCTTCGCCTACAAGTGTCGTCTGTCGGCCCACACCAAGAGCTGCTCCCTGAACCAGGAGGCCAAACAGCGATGCCCGCGCTGCCCAGAGGTGCTGCCCACTGTGCGGGCACTGCAGCGCCACAGCGCCCACGCTCACCCCGAGGCCGCCCGTGCCAAGAGGAAGGtggtgtgtgacctgtgtggcAGGACCTTCGCCCACCCCTCAG gCATGCTTTACCACAAGCGCACAGAACACTTTGAGGAGAAGCCGTTTGCGTGCGAGGAGTGCGGGGCCAAGTTTGCCGCCAACTCCTCTCTGAAGAACCATATGCGTCTGCACACGGGGGAGAAACCCTACCACTGCAAACACTGCGACATGAGCTTCAGTGTGGCCGCAGCACTAGCGTACCACACCAAGAAGAAGCACTCCGAAG gtaaGATGTATTCGTGTCAGTACTGTGAGGCTGTCTTTGCCCAGTCTATTGAGCTAACGCGTCATGTgcgaacacacactggagacaaaCCGTACGTGTGCCGCGAGTGTGGTAAAGGCTTCAGTCAGGCCAACGGGCTCTCTGTCCACCTGCAGACCTTCCACA ACATCACAGAGCCCCATGACTGTCAGAAGTGTCGTCTGAGCTTCCCCTCTCTGGAGGATCACAGGAAGCACATCCAGGAGAGCCACCCTAAGGAGTTCCACCAGTGTCTCCTCTGCCAGAAGACATTCAGTAGCGCCGCCCTGCTGGACAAACACAAGGCCAGCCACACGGGCAGCAAACCTTTCAGCTGCAAAATCTGCCAGAAGTCCTACCAG CAACTGTCAGGCCTGTGGTACCACAACAGGACCACTCACCCGGAGGTGTTTGCGGGTCAGAGCCACAAGCAGCTGAAGACGCTGGTCCAGTGCAGCACCTGCCCCCGCTTCTTCCCCAGCCCGGGCAGCCTGGCCAAACATACGAGGGCCGATCACCCAG GCATGACTGAAGCTGACGGGCTGGTGATTGGATGTGACTTATCTTCAG ACTCCAGCGCGGTGAAGTGCCCGTACTGCCCTGCATTGTTCCCCAGCGAGGAGGAGATGCAGGAGCACGCCAGCAGTGAACACTTCAGCCAGGAGGGGGCAGCATTTGGCTGCTCTCTGTGCCCTCTGGTGTGCCCCTCTCAGCTGCAGCTCCAGGAGCACTTCCTCTCCTGCCACATAGGGGCGCTACAGGACGGAGAAGAGGAGGCCTCCACATCCCAGACA ACAAAAGAGCGGGAAGATGATACTGAGCAGCAGGTGATCTCTTTAGACCAATCCCAGATGGGCGGGTCCCAGCAGCAGGTGTACGTTGCCCTGGGAGACGGGGAGGGTGGCGAGACCCAAACAGAGGTGCTGGCTGTCAATGTGGAGGACCTGCTCAATGGAACAGTCACTTTCATCTGCAGGGATGGCCAGTGA
- the zbtb40 gene encoding zinc finger and BTB domain-containing protein 40 isoform X2 codes for MELPNYSRQLMQQLLSLRKEGQFCDCTIMVGDNPHQAHKLVLAAASLLFRSLLEGSDSISIDTTVVSTQEFSCLLDMVYTGKLPPGKHNFTRIIAAADSLQMFDVAVGCKNILTSLMKRSTTTSPSTTSVTIQPQATNLQSQGAEMITSSKKVAPSLAKDEATVGPSGAQVKREQEKVEEGGASVGGVDKDPQEVAKKENDVSACKRPRLQLPECTGSDDSNAQSSVSPVGETSLSESVEEKVKPSVSAGDGNVSSIFLERNFELMELLTELPSIAGLLNQAARTCLGEDEREVVCKCCEIGDPGLTVQMLMGQVKEGAVSEEGLESLLYTVQEIAPTPSLRLSQLLEGRAGALDAGGSEAGSQETQPCSSSPADDHTIEEEEGKENKAEDSVDERDHGEPADDEDDGVRKTKAKAKAASSQPYSCRWCSKAFAYKCRLSAHTKSCSLNQEAKQRCPRCPEVLPTVRALQRHSAHAHPEAARAKRKVVCDLCGRTFAHPSGMLYHKRTEHFEEKPFACEECGAKFAANSSLKNHMRLHTGEKPYHCKHCDMSFSVAAALAYHTKKKHSEGKMYSCQYCEAVFAQSIELTRHVRTHTGDKPYVCRECGKGFSQANGLSVHLQTFHNITEPHDCQKCRLSFPSLEDHRKHIQESHPKEFHQCLLCQKTFSSAALLDKHKASHTGSKPFSCKICQKSYQQLSGLWYHNRTTHPEVFAGQSHKQLKTLVQCSTCPRFFPSPGSLAKHTRADHPDSSAVKCPYCPALFPSEEEMQEHASSEHFSQEGAAFGCSLCPLVCPSQLQLQEHFLSCHIGALQDGEEEASTSQTTKEREDDTEQQVISLDQSQMGGSQQQVYVALGDGEGGETQTEVLAVNVEDLLNGTVTFICRDGQ; via the exons ATGGAACTTCCTAACTACAGCAGACAGCTGATGCAGCAGTTGCTCTCCCTGAGGAAAGAGGGACAGTTTTGTGACTGCACCATCATGGTGGGAGACAACCCCCACCAAGCCCACAAACTGGTCCTGGCTGCTGCCAGTCTACTCTTCAG GTCTCTATTGGAGGGCTCTGACAGCATTTCCATAGACACAACTGTGGTCTCGACCCAGGAGTTCTCCTGCCTCCTGGACATGGTGTACACCGGTAAACTGCCTCCGGGAAAACACAACTTCACCCGCATCATCGCAGCCGCAGACAGCCTGCAGATGTTTGATGTAGCGGTGGGCTGCAAGAACATCCTCACCAGTCTGATGAAGCGGTCAACTACCACCTCACCCTCAACCACGTCTGTCACCATCCAGCCACAAGCTACGAATCTCCAGAGCCAGGGAGCTGAGATGATAACCTCTTCTAAAAAGGTTGCCCCTTCCCTAGCTAAGGATGAGGCCACGGTTGGCCCCTCTGGAGCTCAGGTGAAAAGGGAGCAGGAGAAAGTGGAGGAAGGTGGGGCTTCAGTCGGGGGAGTAGATAAGGACCCTCAGGAGGTGGCCAAGAAAGAAAATGATGTATCCGCTTGTAAAAGACCTCgactacaactcccagaatGCACAG GATCTGACGACTCAAATGCCCAGAGCAGCGTATCTCCAGTTGGGGAGACCAGTTTGAGTGAGTCTGTAGAGGAGAAGGTCAAGCCGAGTGTGTCGGCAGGGGATGGGAATGTATCCAGCATCTTTCTGGAGCGCAACTTTGAGCTGATGGAGCTTCTCACTGAGCTGCCTTCCATCGCTGGGCTACTGAACCAGGCAGCCAGGACCTGTCTGGGGGAAGACGAGAGAGAA GTAGTGTGTAAGTGCTGTGAGATTGGAGACCCGGGCCTGACTGTACAGATGCTGATGGGGCAGGTCAAAGAGGGGGCTGTGAGTGAGGAGGGCCTGGAGTCCCTGCTCTACACCGTCCAGGAGATAGCCCCCACTCCTTCCCTCCGACTGAGCCAGCTgctggaggggagagctggCGCACTGGACGCTGGAG GCTCAGAGGCGGGATCACAGGAGAcccaaccctgctcctccagccctgcagacGATCACACCATCGAGGAAGAGGAAGGCAAGGAGAACAAAGCAGAAGACAGTGTTGATGAGAGAGACCATGGGGAACCGGCAGATGACGAGGATGACGGAGTGAGGAAAACCAAGGCCAAAGCGAAAGccgcctcctcccagccctactCCTGTCGCTGGTGCTCCAAGGCCTTCGCCTACAAGTGTCGTCTGTCGGCCCACACCAAGAGCTGCTCCCTGAACCAGGAGGCCAAACAGCGATGCCCGCGCTGCCCAGAGGTGCTGCCCACTGTGCGGGCACTGCAGCGCCACAGCGCCCACGCTCACCCCGAGGCCGCCCGTGCCAAGAGGAAGGtggtgtgtgacctgtgtggcAGGACCTTCGCCCACCCCTCAG gCATGCTTTACCACAAGCGCACAGAACACTTTGAGGAGAAGCCGTTTGCGTGCGAGGAGTGCGGGGCCAAGTTTGCCGCCAACTCCTCTCTGAAGAACCATATGCGTCTGCACACGGGGGAGAAACCCTACCACTGCAAACACTGCGACATGAGCTTCAGTGTGGCCGCAGCACTAGCGTACCACACCAAGAAGAAGCACTCCGAAG gtaaGATGTATTCGTGTCAGTACTGTGAGGCTGTCTTTGCCCAGTCTATTGAGCTAACGCGTCATGTgcgaacacacactggagacaaaCCGTACGTGTGCCGCGAGTGTGGTAAAGGCTTCAGTCAGGCCAACGGGCTCTCTGTCCACCTGCAGACCTTCCACA ACATCACAGAGCCCCATGACTGTCAGAAGTGTCGTCTGAGCTTCCCCTCTCTGGAGGATCACAGGAAGCACATCCAGGAGAGCCACCCTAAGGAGTTCCACCAGTGTCTCCTCTGCCAGAAGACATTCAGTAGCGCCGCCCTGCTGGACAAACACAAGGCCAGCCACACGGGCAGCAAACCTTTCAGCTGCAAAATCTGCCAGAAGTCCTACCAG CAACTGTCAGGCCTGTGGTACCACAACAGGACCACTCACCCGGAGGTGTTTGCGGGTCAGAGCCACAAGCAGCTGAAGACGCTGGTCCAGTGCAGCACCTGCCCCCGCTTCTTCCCCAGCCCGGGCAGCCTGGCCAAACATACGAGGGCCGATCACCCAG ACTCCAGCGCGGTGAAGTGCCCGTACTGCCCTGCATTGTTCCCCAGCGAGGAGGAGATGCAGGAGCACGCCAGCAGTGAACACTTCAGCCAGGAGGGGGCAGCATTTGGCTGCTCTCTGTGCCCTCTGGTGTGCCCCTCTCAGCTGCAGCTCCAGGAGCACTTCCTCTCCTGCCACATAGGGGCGCTACAGGACGGAGAAGAGGAGGCCTCCACATCCCAGACA ACAAAAGAGCGGGAAGATGATACTGAGCAGCAGGTGATCTCTTTAGACCAATCCCAGATGGGCGGGTCCCAGCAGCAGGTGTACGTTGCCCTGGGAGACGGGGAGGGTGGCGAGACCCAAACAGAGGTGCTGGCTGTCAATGTGGAGGACCTGCTCAATGGAACAGTCACTTTCATCTGCAGGGATGGCCAGTGA